Genomic DNA from Lutibacter sp. A80:
AACTTATTTGTTAAAGTTTCACTATTAATATAATAAATGATAAAAAATATTACTTTTTTAATTTTAGGATTAATTGCTTTTAAAAGTAATGCAATTAATAATAGTGATATTATTTATTCAAATAAATTAGAAAACTTTTCTAAAAAAATAACTGATTCTACTAGAATATCAAAACTTCTTGATAAAGCTAAACTGTATTATACTAAAGGAAAAATTGATTCAGCATTCAATTTTTATAACGAAGGTTTAGAATTAGCCAGAAAAAGTAATATTAAATCTCAAATAGCAGAATACCTTTTTAATATAGCAACGTATTACCAAGATCTGTATCAGTATGCTTTAGCTATTGAATACTATGAAAGAGCATTAATACATTTTGAAGATTTAAACCAAATAAAAAAAGTTGCAGAAATTAAAAAACAGATTGGTGATAATTATTCATATTTAACTGAAGAGGATAAAGCTATTGATTACTATTTTAAGTCTCTAATCCATTATCGTGAATTAAAAGATCAAGATGGTGTTGCAGATAATTATATTGGTATAGGTAATTTATATTATGGTAATGAGCACTATGATTTTGCCGAAAGGTATTATAACGATGCTTTAGAAATTTTCACAAGTCTAAAAGATACATTGGGTATTGCAACTAGTTATACAAATCTTGCAAATGCTACAATAGATGCAGATATAAACTCTAATGGTGTAGATTATTATTTTAAATCTATTGATTTACAAGAAGCTCTTAAAGATTATGAAGGCGTTGCAATTAATTTCAATAATATTGGAGATTATTATATGACGTTAAATATGTATGATGAGGCTAAATTTTATCTTAATAAAGCATTAGAAAAAGCCATTCAATTAAATACAGATAAATATTTATTTGCATTAATATATTTAAACCTTTCAGATTTAGAAAGCACTGTTAAAAATTATGATAAAGCAATTTATTATGGCAATAAAAGCCTTGAGTTTTGCGATAAATTAGGGTTACAGGACTTTAAAATGTATAATTTAAAAAATCTATCTACTGTTTATGAAAACATTGGGAACAGATCTAAAGCTTTAAACTATTTAAAGGAATATATTGCATTAAATGATACTATTATTAAAACAAATAAACGTAAGAAAATAATATTATTCACTGCTTTAAATAAACTAGAAGAATCTAATTTCAAAATTAATGAGCTTTCAATAAAAAATGAGAATGAGAAAAAGATAATGTACTTTTTAGTAATTGCAATAATTATTTTTGGGTTATTAGTAATTATATTGATTTTACAGCAAACATCTAAAAAGAAAGCATATAATTTATTAGAGTTTAAAAATTATCAAATAAGTAGAATGCATAAAGAAATTAAATTGCAAACTAATAATTTAAAATTATTAAATGATACTAAGGATAAAATTTTCTCAATTATAGCTCACGATTTAAAAAATCCATTTAATTCAATTATAGGTTTTACAGAGCTTTTAATTGAAAATATTGCTGTTTATGATGAGGAAAAGCAACTTAAATTTTTAAAAATTGTTAAGGGGTCAACAACAAAAGCATCAGATTTATTAAACAATTTACTAATTTGGGCAAACTCACAGTCTGGAACTATAAATTTTAACCCAGTTAAAATTGAATTGATAAAACAAGTATCAGATGTAATATCTTTAGTGGAAATTCAGGCAATAAATAAAGAAATTAGTATTTTTAATAATGTTTATCATAATTTATATATCAATGCCGATGTAAATATGCTAAATACAATTCTTAGAAATTTATTATCTAATTCAATTAAATTTACTAAACCTGGAGGTGAAATTTATATGAGTTCTATTATTGAAAAAACTACAGTTACAATAGTTATAAAAGATAATGGAATTGGAATGTCACAAGAAACAATCGATAACTTATTTTCCATAGATAATAAAACAAGTAGTATTGGAACAGCAAACGAGCAAGGTTCTGGACTAGGTTTAATACTTTGTAAAGATTTTGTAGAAAAGCATGGAGGTAAAATTTGGGCAGAAAGCACCTTAAATACAGGAAGTATGTTTATGTTT
This window encodes:
- a CDS encoding tetratricopeptide repeat-containing sensor histidine kinase, with amino-acid sequence MIKNITFLILGLIAFKSNAINNSDIIYSNKLENFSKKITDSTRISKLLDKAKLYYTKGKIDSAFNFYNEGLELARKSNIKSQIAEYLFNIATYYQDLYQYALAIEYYERALIHFEDLNQIKKVAEIKKQIGDNYSYLTEEDKAIDYYFKSLIHYRELKDQDGVADNYIGIGNLYYGNEHYDFAERYYNDALEIFTSLKDTLGIATSYTNLANATIDADINSNGVDYYFKSIDLQEALKDYEGVAINFNNIGDYYMTLNMYDEAKFYLNKALEKAIQLNTDKYLFALIYLNLSDLESTVKNYDKAIYYGNKSLEFCDKLGLQDFKMYNLKNLSTVYENIGNRSKALNYLKEYIALNDTIIKTNKRKKIILFTALNKLEESNFKINELSIKNENEKKIMYFLVIAIIIFGLLVIILILQQTSKKKAYNLLEFKNYQISRMHKEIKLQTNNLKLLNDTKDKIFSIIAHDLKNPFNSIIGFTELLIENIAVYDEEKQLKFLKIVKGSTTKASDLLNNLLIWANSQSGTINFNPVKIELIKQVSDVISLVEIQAINKEISIFNNVYHNLYINADVNMLNTILRNLLSNSIKFTKPGGEIYMSSIIEKTTVTIVIKDNGIGMSQETIDNLFSIDNKTSSIGTANEQGSGLGLILCKDFVEKHGGKIWAESTLNTGSMFMFSMPIYQD